Part of the Betaproteobacteria bacterium genome is shown below.
TCGAACAAGGCGATACTGCCGGTGCTGTGGGAACTCAACCCCGATCATCCCAACCTGCTGCCCTCGTACTACGAGCCGCAGAAATTCGCCACCGACTACGTGAAGAAACCGATCCTGTCGCGCGAAGGTGCCAACGTCACCATCACCACCGACAAAGGCGAGATCGCCATCCCTGGCGAATACGGCGCGGAAGGGTTCATCTACCAGGCCTATCACCCACTGCCGGTGTACGACGGCAGCCACACGGTGATCGGCAGCTGGATCATCGGCGATGAGCCAGCCGGGATCGGCATCCGCGAAGACGAATCACCCGTCACCAAGAACACCAGCCGTTTCCTGCCGCATTATTTTGTTTGACGACATCAAGAGGACAGTGCCATGACCCAATACGAAATCCTGGAATCCTTCGGCGGCTTCGACGACTTCCTGCTCTACCTCGCCATCGCCAGCGTGCTGCTGGCGGTGTTCGTCGCCATCTATACGCGGATCACTCCCTACCGCGAAATCGCGCTGATCCGCGACAACAACATGGCGGCCGCATTCAGCCTCTCGGGTGCCTTGATCGGCATGGTGGTTCCGCTGGCGAACGCGGTCGAATACAGCGTGAATCCGATCGATATGGCGATCTGGGGATTCATCGCGCTGGCGATTCAACTCATCGTCTTCGTCATCGCGCGCATCGCGCTGCCGAATATCGTCGTGGACATCCCGGCGGGCAAGCAGGCGGCGGGATTTTTTCTGGGGGCAATTTCGATCGCGGCGGGGTTGTTGAATGCGGCGTGCATGACGTATTGAAAGATGAAAGTCTAGCGTTGGCGGGGCGTTCGGGACATAAATGGCCGAAAAGGCGCGCTGGTGCTAGTGTTATTGAAAAATGATGGTTGCCGCTTTGGCGTTCTTGCCGAAAAAGTTGTTGCGACATTTCGGGATTCTGTTGATGGTGGGGCGACGCGGCAAGCGCGGTGAAAAGGCGATGTTCATCATGAGTATTTATCCTCTTACCCTCCGCATGATAGACGGCAACACGGAATGGTGTGCAGTCGCGGTGCTTCCTACATTCAGTTCCGCGTTAAGAGGGCAGATCGTCGCTCAAGGACAAGGAGCATGGCGCTAGACCGACGACGTCCGCTTCGTCTACTTGCTGCTGACTGGCTAAAGAAGTTCGCAACTGACTCTGGCTTCGACTTCAAA
Proteins encoded:
- a CDS encoding DUF350 domain-containing protein, which produces MTQYEILESFGGFDDFLLYLAIASVLLAVFVAIYTRITPYREIALIRDNNMAAAFSLSGALIGMVVPLANAVEYSVNPIDMAIWGFIALAIQLIVFVIARIALPNIVVDIPAGKQAAGFFLGAISIAAGLLNAACMTY